The DNA segment GACCACTTTCGGCGCGGTCATGGCGGCCATCGCCGCCTCGCTCGGCCTGATTTCTCTGGTGCAAAAATTTAGAGCCGAAGGTCCGCGCGCGCTCGTCGGAATCGGCATCGCCGTCTTCGGCGCGCTCGGCATCTCCGGCGTGTTGCTTCTCTTCTTTCCAAGGATGGACCATCACTGGCTTAACTGGCTCGAACAACGAGCGCCCTCGCTTGAGCTTGTATTTCTCACCACCGACGAGCGTGAAACCTACCAGGATAGTCGAGAGTCGGTCGAGCGCGGGCTGAGCGAGCTCGAGAATCTCAGGGCCATGCAGCAAGAAGTTCACTGGGGCACGCGCGAGATGTCCGAGGAAAAACAGGAGCGGCTGCGGCAGTATCTCGCCGGCCGGAGCGAAATCACCGCCGGGGACCGGCTGACGCTCGACCATCTTCGCGGCCAAGCGAGGGAGCGCCAGCGCTTTTGGCTGGGGATTCCGCTCTTGGGGATCGGCGCGGCGGGGGTCGCGGCTCTGGCCCGCCTCCGGCGCAGGCGCGCCGGCCGCTAAAGCTTGACACGGCGGCGCCCGAGCCACTAGTCTCGGGTAGCAGACCTTTCTTCGGAGGTAATGCCATGGCGAACGATATGATGGTCATCGACGGCGACGGTCACGTGGTGGAAGAGATGGAGGAAATCTCCAACTTGATGCCGCAGCGATATCGCGACAAATACGGCGGCAACCGTCTCTTCGATCCTTTTCCGCCGCTCGACCACCTCCATTCTTGCAATCTCCACGATCTCCCGCCCGGCTCATTCGCGCGCGTCGGTCCCGACGGCTGGCTGGATTTCTTAAAAGACGTCGGCATCGAGGCGACTGTGCTCTACACGACGCGCGGCCTGGCTTACGGAAAAGTCGTGAGCCGCGATTGGGCGATCGATCTGGCGCGCGCCTACAACGACTGGCTGCACCGGAAATATTTGCAGCTGAGCCCGCGCTTCAAGGGCGTCGGCCTGATCCCGCTGCAGGAGCCGGAGGTCGCCGTCGAAGAGCTCCGCCGGATCGTGAAGAACCTGGGGATGTGCGGCGCCATGCTGCCGTCGACGGGTTTTCAATTCAATCTCGGCCACAAGATGTATTGGCCGATCTACGAAGAGGCGAGCCGGCTCGGCTGCTGCCTCGGCATCCACGGCGGCGCGCACGAGAACCTCGGCATGGACGACTTGAATCCCTACGCGCCAGTCCACGCCATGGGCCATCCTTTCGGCCTCATGATCGCTTTCGCCGGCATCGTCTTCAACGGCATCTGCGATAAATTCCCCAACGTAAGGATCGGCTTCATGGAAGGCGGCGTGGCGTGGCTGCTCATGTGTTTGGAACGCTTCGACCGCTCCTACGAGACGCACATCCAGCACGACCCGCGCGGCGAGTTTTTACAGCTTCAAAAAGGCGAAAGGGTCAGCGATTACATCATCCGCCACATCAAGGCGGGGAGACTCTTCGTCGGCTGCGAGGGCAGCGAGCCGGACCTGGCCCACGCGATCAAGCGCGTCGGCAACGGCCCGTTCATTTATTCCTCCGACTTTCCCCACGAGGTGAACAACGAGTTCTGCAAGCACGAGCTTAAAGAAGTCATGGAGAACGAAGAGCTCACCGCCGAAGACAAGGCGGCCGTGCTCTACCGCAACTGCCAGAGGTTTTATAATTTAGCGCGGGAATAGCGGTCGGCTAAAGCGGCCCAACAAACGGTAGCGATGATGCCATCGCCGTCATACCTGCTGAGAGTTTGCCTTCGCAGAAAGGTGAGAGCCTTAGCCTTGCTCTACGGCCTCATCCTTTTATTGGTCCCTGTCAAGGATTCCCCGGCACAATCAAACTGGAAGAACGAGTGGGAAAGAGTCGTGAAGGCCGCCAAGGAAGAAGGGCGGCTCAACATCTACGGCGTGACGATCTTTGAGGAAGTCTTCAAGTACTTTCAGAAAGAGTATCCCGAGATCAAGCTCTCCTTCGTGGTCGGCCGCGGCGCGGATATCGCTCCGCGAATGATGCATGAGAGAAGAGCCGGAAAATATCTCGCGGATATTTACGTGGGCGGCATCCACAGTGCCTATGAGCTCTTTTATCGCAACAAGGTATTGGACCCGGTCCCGCCCGCGCTCATCCTGCCGGAGGTATTGGACGAGTCCAAATGGTGGCGTGGAAAACACCACTACGTGGATCACGAGAATCAGTATATTTTCGTCTTTGAGGGCAGCGTTCAGGGCGGCGGGATCTCTTACAACAAGAAACTGGTGGACCCCAAGGAGTTTAAATCTTTTTGGGATGTATTGAACCCGAAGTGGAAAGGGAAGGCGGTGATCCTCCATCCCCGGACGCCGGGAATGATCAGCCAGAGCCTGACGTTCATCTACCATAACCCGAAGCTCGGCGCGGAATACATAAAGAAATTGTATGCGGAGATGGACGTCACCGTGAGCCGGGACGATTCTCAGATGGTGGACTGGTTGGCCTCCGGGAAATTCGCCTTCAACTTCTTCGGGCGCGGCATCGGCACGGCGGAAGGCATCGGGCTGCCGGTGCATGAATTTTATGCCGGTAGTTTCAAGGAGGGAGCGTTTGTCAATCCTCTGAACGGCTCCGTGAGCCTTCCCGGTCAGACGCCTCATCCCAACGCCGCCAAGCTGGCGCTCAACTGGCTGCTCTCCCGCGCGGGACAGATCGCCTTTCAAAAAGCCACCAACGACCGAGGCGGCGGCACGGGAGCGGACTCACTGAGAGAAGATATTCCCAAGGACGATGTCTTCACGCCGCAAAGGCGCGCTCAAGGGATCGAATATCTCATCACCTCTCGCCCCGAGCTGATGAATATGAAGCCCATTATCGACCTGGCCGAGAAGGCCTTAAACGAAGCGCAGAAGAAATAATAAGGAGGACGGCCATGAGTGAAATCGATTTGAATCCCGACGCTTCCCTTCACATCCGGTCGGTGAGCCACCTGACGATCCCGGTCAAGGACCGGTACAAGGCGGCGCGCTTTTACGTGGTCGCGCTCGGCGCGGAGGTGCACCACGAGTCGGCCCCCGACAACGTAAAAGCGGGACGATCTCGATCCCTCCAGGTGGGGGTAAGAGTCTGCCCGGGCTTGGAAGTCGATCTGTTCGAGCAGGATTACGGCCAGCCCGGCTGGGATCAGTCCCATCCCCACCTCGCATTGGACATTCCCACAGAGGACATGGACAAGTGGGCGGCGCATCTTAAAAAGTGGCGGGTACCGTTCTTCGGCCCCATGACCCGAGGCAAGAGCGGTAGCGGAGAGATTTACTTCAACGACCCGGACGGAAATAACCTGGAGCTGAATTGCCCCAAGTATCCGGGCGCCGAGAAGCTCCATTCGGGTCCCTATGATAAGCAGGTGTTGATCTACAAAGAAGCCTGGCCGCCGCCCGAGCTGGAGGCGGAGGCCAATCGTCTTTTCGAATCCTCGTTGGAGCGCGCTCGCAAGCGCCGCGTGTGATTCGAGCGTCCGCGATGGCGGAGATGTACCCTTACCCGCGCTTTTCCCTGGCCGAGCGGGACCGCCGGTGGAAGGCGGTCCGTGAGCTTATGGCCCGGCAAGGCATCGATGTCATCGTCACTCCCAACAATAGCGGCAACTCAACCGACTTTCAGGCCGACTCACGCTACTTGACCCACTGCGGCGGCGGCGGCGACGCGGACGTCGCCGCGGTCTTCCCCCTGGACGGCGAGGTCACGGCCATCGCCACCTCCGCGAAGCTGCGCTGGCTCACGGTCCAGGAATGGACCCGGGACGTGCGCGAGGCCAATCGACGCTATGGGAAAGTCGTCGTAGAAAGGCTCAAGGAGCTGAAGCTCGGAAACCGACGCATCGGGATCACCGGTCTGGGCGAAGTCGACGGCACACGGACGCCTGAAGGTACGGTTCTCTACCGCGTGTGGAAGCAGATCCGCGAAGCCTTTCCCGACGCCGAATTGGTGGACGCGACGCCCATTTTAAATCAT comes from the Candidatus Binatia bacterium genome and includes:
- a CDS encoding VOC family protein, with product MSEIDLNPDASLHIRSVSHLTIPVKDRYKAARFYVVALGAEVHHESAPDNVKAGRSRSLQVGVRVCPGLEVDLFEQDYGQPGWDQSHPHLALDIPTEDMDKWAAHLKKWRVPFFGPMTRGKSGSGEIYFNDPDGNNLELNCPKYPGAEKLHSGPYDKQVLIYKEAWPPPELEAEANRLFESSLERARKRRV
- a CDS encoding amidohydrolase family protein, which gives rise to MANDMMVIDGDGHVVEEMEEISNLMPQRYRDKYGGNRLFDPFPPLDHLHSCNLHDLPPGSFARVGPDGWLDFLKDVGIEATVLYTTRGLAYGKVVSRDWAIDLARAYNDWLHRKYLQLSPRFKGVGLIPLQEPEVAVEELRRIVKNLGMCGAMLPSTGFQFNLGHKMYWPIYEEASRLGCCLGIHGGAHENLGMDDLNPYAPVHAMGHPFGLMIAFAGIVFNGICDKFPNVRIGFMEGGVAWLLMCLERFDRSYETHIQHDPRGEFLQLQKGERVSDYIIRHIKAGRLFVGCEGSEPDLAHAIKRVGNGPFIYSSDFPHEVNNEFCKHELKEVMENEELTAEDKAAVLYRNCQRFYNLARE
- a CDS encoding extracellular solute-binding protein, which encodes MRALALLYGLILLLVPVKDSPAQSNWKNEWERVVKAAKEEGRLNIYGVTIFEEVFKYFQKEYPEIKLSFVVGRGADIAPRMMHERRAGKYLADIYVGGIHSAYELFYRNKVLDPVPPALILPEVLDESKWWRGKHHYVDHENQYIFVFEGSVQGGGISYNKKLVDPKEFKSFWDVLNPKWKGKAVILHPRTPGMISQSLTFIYHNPKLGAEYIKKLYAEMDVTVSRDDSQMVDWLASGKFAFNFFGRGIGTAEGIGLPVHEFYAGSFKEGAFVNPLNGSVSLPGQTPHPNAAKLALNWLLSRAGQIAFQKATNDRGGGTGADSLREDIPKDDVFTPQRRAQGIEYLITSRPELMNMKPIIDLAEKALNEAQKK